In Cololabis saira isolate AMF1-May2022 chromosome 1, fColSai1.1, whole genome shotgun sequence, the following proteins share a genomic window:
- the grhprb gene encoding glyoxylate reductase/hydroxypyruvate reductase b: protein MWSSCMALRGLQRIAVAPLTITKAVASKVQREMSTLPRVYVTRQIPPEGLKILKESGQVQFELWDSDDVPVPRKELLQKIRGVDALLCVLTEKIDAELLDAAGPNLKVISTMSVGFDHLSLEELKKRGIRVGYTPDVLTDAVAELTVALLLTTSRRLIEATHEAKTGGWGTWRTLWLCGYELANSTVGIFGLGRIGVAIAERLAPFKVKKFIYTDVAPRPELAKIINAEYVSMDELAKQSDFLAVCCALTPETKEICNKDLFSKMKNTSVFINTSRGGVVSQEDLYEALSTGQIAAAGLDVTVPEPLPTNHPLFTLKNCVILPHIASASYTTRNAMSVLAANNLLLGLRGKPMLKGLAL, encoded by the exons ATGTGGAGCAGCTGTATGGCACTGCGTGGGCTCCAGAGGATCGCCGTCGCTCCTTTGACCATCACAAAGGCTGTAGCGAGTAAGGTGCAGAGGGAGATGTCAACGCTGCCACGGGTTTATGTCACCAGACAGATCCCACCCGAGGGACTTAAAATCCTCAAGGAATCCGGACA GGTGCAGTTTGAGCTGTGGGACTCAGACGATGTCCCCGTTCCCAGGAAGGAGCTGCTTCAGAAAATCCGAGGTGTTGACGCTCTCCTCTGTGTGCTGACGGAAAAGATTGATGCCGAGTTGCTGGATGCTGCAG GTCCGAACCTGAAGGTCATCAGTACTATGTCAGTGGGCTTTGATCACCTGTCTTTGGAGGAGCTGAAGAAAAG AGGGATCCGTGTGGGTTATACTCCGGATGTTTTGACAGATGCTGTCGCTGAACTGACCGTAGCTCTGCTGCTCACAACCTCCAGGAGGCTCATAGAGGCCACACATGAAGCCAAGAC TGGTGGCTGGGGCACATGGAGGACGTTGTGGCTGTGTGGATACGAGTTGGCCAACAGCACTGTGGGCATCTTTGGTTTAGGAAGGATCG GTGTAGCGATTGCAGAACGTCTGGCAcctttcaaagtaaaaaaatTCATCTACACAGATGTGGCTCCCAGGCCCGAGTTGGCCAAGATTATCAACGCAGAATATG TCTCTATGGATGAGCTGGCCAAGCAGTCAGACTTCCTGGCCGTGTGCTGCGCTCTAACTCCAGAGACAAAGGAGATCTGCAACAAGGATCTCTTCTCCAAGATGAAAAATACCTCAGTTTTCATCAATACGAGCAG AGGTGGGGTGGTGAGCCAGGAAGACCTGTACGAGGCTCTGTCCACTGGGCAAATAGCAGCAGCTGGACTAGATGTCACCGTTCCTGAGCCCCTACCCACCAACCACCCGCTCTTCACCCTCAAAAACTGCG TGATTCTCCCGCACATCGCCAGCGCATCCTACACCACCCGTAACGCCATGTCTGTTCTGGCAGCGAATAACCTCCTCCTGGGCCTGCGGGGCAAGCCGATGCTCAAAGGCCTGGCGCTTTGA
- the LOC133421955 gene encoding zinc finger and BTB domain-containing protein 5 translates to MDFPGHFEQIFQQLNYQRVHGQLCDCVIVVGNRHFKAHRSVLAACSTHFRALFTVAEGDSSMNMIQLDSEVVTAEAFAALVDMMYTSTLMLGESNVMDILLAASHLHLNNVVKACKHYLTTRTLPMSPSSERSTHHHPQQEQQRHRQQQQQQQQAADLAANPSLAPNPNLAASAATSKLQRSFLLQQLGLSLVNSALGGIEEDRVGNRFVEQRASFPARRLHKRKPSHVLGLSEDRPRQRQRPSGPNLGLMGEGAGNADQEEGALLSPDSHKMGDESKVDAAITGFVSQDDPQMPSQSDSGRCEGENVGRVQGGVSKEEDMGDQDHQDNTAGVKVKSGIEEEEAEEEEQKVVVKREPLSSPEPVDENSDVTSQAEGSDPPEPGCQEEEEKVELSPESSDRSFTSEPQPSSDPLLQSNAQLLLKSAMAGGPGVPGGFGCNNGMSGKPTFNISSFLSPKDFGRGGPGLVAGDDDLPNTTTGDAVAHHFLLRQEAAGAAGSGPSSLLPSGPLGGESRNSYGDNLQADSLFLRPPHDVLGNPRGGGGSASGGHGGVDPFSLDFQHSSLGLHSLGRPPRGAGGAAALGYPGFRRIAPKMSGGVGGDGGAGGVLQDSASSSSHLAGPLLLNESGGYDMSGGGRPTSLPPQLTRASADVLSKCKKALSEHNVLVVEGARKYACKICCKTFLTLTDCKKHIRVHTGEKPYACLKCGKRFSQSSHLYKHSKTTCLRWQNSNMSSALL, encoded by the exons ATGGATTTCCCTGGTCACTTTGAGCAGATATTTCAGCAGCTGAACTACCAGCGAGTCCATGGCCAGCTGTGCGACTGCGTCATCGTGGTGGGAAACCGACACTTCAAGGCCCACCGGTCGGTGCTGGCGGCTTGCAGCACCCATTTCAGGGCGCTGTTCACGGTCGCAGAGGGAGATTCGAGTATGAACATGATCCAGCTGGACAGCGAG GTGGTGACAGCCGAAGCATTCGCTGCTCTGGTGGACATGATGTACACGTCGACACTGATGTTGGGAGAGAGCAACGTCATGGATATCCTCCTCGCTGCCTCGCATCTGCACCTAAACAACGTGGTCAAGGCTTGCAAGCACTACCTAACCACGCGCACGCTGCCTATGTCCCCCTCGTCGGAGAGATCCACCCACCACCACcctcagcaggagcagcagagacacagacagcagcagcagcagcagcagcaagctgCAGACTTGGCTGCCAACCCCAGTCTGGCACCTAACCCCAATCTCGCAGCGAGCGCCGCCACCTCAAAGCTGCAGCGCTCCTTCTTGCTGCAGCAGCTGGGGCTCAGCTTGGTGAACTCTGCCCTGGGGGGGATTGAGGAGGACAGAGTCGGAAACAGATTTGTGGAACAGAGGGCGTCTTTCCCAGCCCGACGCCTCCACAAACGTAAGCCCTCGCACGTCCTGGGACTTTCAGAGGACCGACCCAGACAGAGGCAGCGGCCGTCCGGCCCCAACCTGGGCTTGATGGGAGAAGGCGCGGGGAATGCAGACCAAGAGGAGGGGGCACTTCTCTCACCTGACTCCCACAAGATGGGGGATGAATCCAAAGTGGACGCTGCAATCACTGGCTTCGTGTCTCAAGATGACCCTCAGATGCCGAGTCAGTCAGACAGCGGACGCTGTGAAGGGGAGAATGTGGGGAGGGTCCAGGGAGGAGTGAGTAAGGAAGAGGACATGGGGGATCAGGACCATCAGGACAACACAGCAGGAGTCAAGGTGAAATCGGGGattgaggaagaggaggctgaggaagaggagcagaag GTGGTGGTGAAGCGGGAGCCGCTCAGTTCCCCCGAGCCGGTGGATGAAAACAGCGACGTGACTTCCCAGGCGGAAGGTAGCGACCCACCAGAACCGGGCTgccaggaagaggaggagaaggtggAGCTGAGCCCAGAGAGCAGCGATCGCAGCTTCACCTCCGAGCCCCAGCCCAGCTCCGACCCTCTCCTCCAATCCAACGCCCAGCTCCTCCTCAAGAGCGCCATGGCGGGGGGCCCCGGGGTCCCGGGAGGCTTCGGCTGTAATAACGGAATGAGCGGAAAACCCACTTTCAACATTTCTAGCTTCCTCAGCCCCAAGGATTTCGGGAGAGGAGGTCCGGGGCTGGTTGCCGGGGACGATGACCTCCCCAACACGACGACCGGGGATGCCGTTGCACATCACTTTCTGCTGAGACAAGAAGCTGCTGGAGCCGCCGGCTCCGGTCCCTCGTCTCTCCTCCCGTCAGGTCCGCTCGGCGGCGAGAGCAGAAACAGCTATGGGGATAACCTGCAAGCTGATTCTCTGTTCCTCCGCCCCCCACATGATGTGTTAGGAAACCCCAGAGGAGGTGGCGGCAGCGCGAGCGGAGGACACGGAGGAGTCGATCCATTTAGTTTGGACTTCCAGCACTCCAGTCTGGGGCTCCACTCCCTGGGGCGGCCCCCGAGAGGGGCGGGAGGGGCGGCCGCTCTGGGCTATCCCGGCTTCAGGCGGATCGCTCCCAAGATGTCCGGCGGCgtgggaggagacggaggagcgGGGGGGGTTCTTCAGGACTCTGCGTCCTCTTCGTCGCATCTGGCCGGTCCCCTGCTCCTCAACGAGAGCGGCGGGTACGACATGAGCGGCGGCGGCAGGCCCACGTCGCTCCCGCCGCAGCTCACCCGGGCTTCGGCAGACGTTCTCTCCAAGTGCAAGAAGGCCCTCTCGGAGCACAACGTCCTGGTGGTGGAAGGGGCGCGAAAGTACGCCTGCAAGATCTGCTGCAAAACCTTCCTCACCCTGACCGACTGCAAGAAGCACATCCGCGTGCACacgggagagaagccgtacGCTTGTCTCAAGTGCGGCAAGCGCTTCAGTCAGTCCTCACATCTGTACAAGCACTCCAAGACGACATGTCTGCGCTGGCAGAACAGTAACATGTCCAGCGCCTTGCTGTAG